The following proteins are co-located in the Pseudomonas fluorescens genome:
- a CDS encoding molybdopterin cofactor-binding domain-containing protein, producing MTDTPLSRDQWLAKAGVLLVVDDVLPPSGPVAKGGTPTVKPKELGLFIAVNDDGVVYAFNGHVDLGTGIRTSLAQIVAEELDLSLDQVKMVLGDTERAPNQGATIASATVQISAIPLRNAAAEARRFLLARAAGRWGVSTGSLKVEAGVIRADDGRSTTYGELVSGQHDQLRISGDAPLKAVEDYRLVGQGAARVDIPGKATGELTYVHDLRVPGMLHGRVVRPPYAGLDCGDFVGNSLLSVDEASIADIPGIVAVVVIRDFVGVVALREEQAIKAAQALQVHWKPWNNALPDMSDVEQAIRDNPRVRRTVLDQGHVDAALAGASQRMPRSYLWPYQMHGSIGPSCGVADYQATGSRVWSGSQNPHLLRADLAWLLECDESLIDVIRMEAAGCYGRNCADDVCADALLLSRAVGKPVRVQLTREQEHLWEPKGTAQLMDVDGGLNADGSIAAYDFETSYPSNGAPTLALLLTGRVEPVAAMFEMGDRTSIPPYDIEHMRVTINDMAPIVRASWMRGVSALPNTFAHESYIDELAFAAGVDPVEYRLRYLKDQRAIDLVKSTAERAHWSPRTAPMQTANEDHLLRGRGFAYARYIHSKFPGFGAAWAAWVADVAIDKQTGDVSVTRVVIGHDSGMMINPAGVQHQIHGNVIQSTSRVLKERVTFEESTVASKEWGGYPILTFPEVPQIDVLMMPRQDQPPMGAGESASVPSAAAIANAIYDATGIRFRELPITPERVLAALNAGTLGEPAKSPVTRKKWWFGAVFATLGAVLATAWPFQPEIAPIAPPSAGTWSKATLERGRLLAAVGDCAVCHTAPGGATNAGGLAMQTPFGTLYSSNITPDVKTGIGAWSYPAFERAMRDGIGRDGRNLYPAFPYTAFRNINEADMQALYAYLMSQAPVSQAPTPNALKFPFNIRPLMAGWNALNLRRAEMTPQPERGEQWNRGNYLVNGLGHCAACHSPRNLLGAEKGGKAFLAGGRVDGWEAPALTGLSKAPTPWTEEQLFSYLSTGYSDAHGVAAGPMGPVVSELSKLPKADIRAMAVYLASLNGEAVAQVQGVAAAAVPNPNGRRVFEGACKACHADGVGPKLFGVSPSLASNTNVHSDQPDNLIKVILQGISAPATKDLGYMPGFKDSLSTAQVADLVAYLRGQFAPNAPGWEGLEQTVAHLRANPGTH from the coding sequence ATGACCGACACCCCACTTTCCCGTGACCAGTGGCTGGCCAAGGCCGGCGTGTTGCTGGTCGTCGATGATGTGCTGCCGCCTTCGGGCCCGGTGGCCAAGGGCGGCACGCCCACAGTTAAGCCCAAGGAGCTGGGGCTGTTTATCGCCGTCAACGATGATGGTGTGGTCTATGCGTTCAATGGCCATGTGGATCTGGGCACCGGCATTCGCACCTCACTCGCGCAGATCGTCGCCGAAGAGCTGGACCTGAGCCTGGACCAAGTCAAGATGGTGCTGGGGGATACCGAGCGCGCGCCGAACCAGGGCGCGACCATTGCCAGTGCGACTGTGCAGATTTCCGCGATTCCCTTGCGTAACGCGGCGGCCGAAGCGCGACGTTTTTTGCTGGCGCGGGCGGCGGGCCGTTGGGGAGTGAGTACGGGCAGCCTCAAGGTTGAAGCCGGGGTTATCCGCGCAGACGACGGGCGCAGCACCACCTACGGTGAACTGGTCAGCGGCCAGCACGACCAGTTGCGCATCAGCGGTGATGCACCGTTGAAGGCTGTCGAGGATTACCGTCTGGTGGGCCAGGGCGCTGCGCGCGTGGATATCCCCGGCAAGGCCACCGGTGAACTGACCTACGTGCACGACCTGCGCGTGCCGGGCATGCTCCATGGTCGGGTGGTTCGCCCGCCGTATGCCGGGTTGGATTGCGGGGACTTTGTCGGGAACAGCCTGCTGAGCGTGGACGAGGCGTCTATCGCGGATATCCCCGGGATCGTCGCGGTGGTGGTGATTCGGGATTTTGTCGGCGTGGTCGCGTTGCGTGAAGAGCAGGCGATCAAGGCCGCCCAAGCGTTACAGGTGCATTGGAAACCCTGGAACAACGCCTTGCCGGACATGAGTGATGTCGAGCAGGCCATCCGCGACAACCCGCGGGTGCGGCGCACGGTGCTTGACCAGGGCCATGTCGATGCCGCCCTGGCCGGCGCCAGCCAGCGCATGCCGCGCAGTTACCTGTGGCCGTACCAGATGCATGGTTCGATTGGCCCATCGTGTGGCGTGGCTGATTACCAGGCAACGGGCAGTCGAGTGTGGTCCGGCAGCCAGAACCCCCACCTGTTACGGGCGGATCTGGCCTGGTTGCTTGAGTGCGACGAAAGCCTGATCGACGTCATCCGCATGGAAGCCGCCGGTTGCTACGGGCGCAATTGTGCCGATGATGTGTGCGCCGATGCCTTGCTGTTATCCCGCGCGGTGGGCAAGCCGGTGCGCGTGCAACTGACCCGCGAACAGGAACACCTGTGGGAGCCCAAGGGCACGGCGCAGTTGATGGATGTGGACGGCGGCCTCAACGCCGACGGCAGCATTGCCGCCTATGATTTCGAAACCAGCTACCCCTCCAACGGCGCGCCAACCCTGGCGCTGTTGCTCACCGGCCGCGTCGAGCCGGTGGCGGCGATGTTCGAGATGGGCGACCGCACCTCGATCCCGCCGTATGACATCGAGCATATGCGCGTGACCATCAACGACATGGCGCCCATCGTGCGCGCGTCGTGGATGCGCGGCGTGTCGGCCTTGCCCAATACCTTTGCCCACGAATCCTATATCGACGAACTGGCGTTTGCCGCCGGTGTCGACCCAGTGGAATACCGCCTGCGCTACCTCAAGGATCAGCGCGCCATCGACTTGGTGAAGTCCACGGCTGAACGCGCCCATTGGTCACCGCGCACCGCGCCGATGCAAACCGCCAATGAAGACCACCTGCTGCGCGGCCGGGGCTTTGCCTACGCGCGCTACATCCACAGCAAGTTCCCCGGTTTTGGCGCAGCCTGGGCGGCCTGGGTGGCGGATGTGGCCATCGATAAGCAGACCGGCGACGTGTCGGTAACGCGCGTGGTGATCGGCCATGACTCAGGGATGATGATCAACCCGGCGGGCGTGCAGCATCAGATTCACGGCAATGTGATCCAGTCCACCAGCCGGGTGCTCAAAGAGCGCGTGACCTTTGAAGAGTCGACCGTGGCAAGCAAGGAGTGGGGCGGTTACCCGATCCTGACGTTCCCCGAAGTGCCGCAGATCGATGTGCTGATGATGCCGCGTCAGGACCAGCCGCCGATGGGCGCCGGTGAATCGGCGTCGGTGCCGAGCGCGGCGGCAATTGCCAATGCGATTTATGACGCCACCGGCATTCGTTTTCGCGAGCTGCCCATCACGCCCGAGCGGGTCTTGGCCGCGCTGAACGCCGGGACGCTGGGCGAACCTGCCAAGTCGCCGGTAACCCGCAAAAAATGGTGGTTCGGCGCAGTGTTCGCAACCTTGGGCGCGGTGCTGGCCACGGCCTGGCCGTTTCAGCCTGAAATCGCGCCGATAGCACCGCCCAGTGCCGGCACCTGGTCCAAGGCCACCCTGGAGCGCGGGCGTTTGCTGGCGGCGGTGGGTGATTGCGCGGTCTGCCATACGGCGCCGGGCGGGGCGACCAACGCAGGCGGGCTGGCGATGCAGACGCCCTTCGGCACGTTGTACAGCAGCAATATCACCCCCGACGTGAAGACCGGGATCGGCGCCTGGTCCTACCCGGCATTCGAGCGGGCGATGCGCGACGGCATTGGCCGCGATGGGCGCAATTTGTATCCGGCGTTTCCCTATACGGCGTTTCGCAATATCAACGAGGCGGACATGCAGGCGCTGTATGCCTACCTCATGTCGCAGGCGCCGGTGAGCCAGGCGCCGACGCCGAATGCGCTGAAATTTCCGTTCAATATCCGCCCGTTGATGGCCGGTTGGAATGCGCTGAATTTAAGGCGCGCAGAAATGACCCCGCAGCCTGAACGCGGTGAGCAGTGGAACCGCGGCAATTATCTGGTCAATGGCCTGGGGCACTGCGCGGCATGCCATTCGCCGCGTAACCTGTTGGGTGCGGAGAAGGGCGGTAAGGCGTTCCTCGCCGGTGGCCGTGTCGATGGGTGGGAGGCGCCGGCATTGACCGGTTTATCGAAAGCCCCGACGCCGTGGACTGAAGAGCAGTTGTTCAGCTACCTCAGCACCGGTTATTCCGACGCCCATGGCGTGGCGGCGGGGCCGATGGGGCCGGTGGTGAGTGAGCTGTCGAAGTTGCCCAAGGCGGATATCCGCGCGATGGCGGTGTATTTGGCTTCGCTCAACGGCGAAGCGGTGGCGCAAGTGCAGGGTGTGGCAGCGGCGGCTGTGCCGAATCCGAATGGTCGTCGGGTGTTCGAAGGGGCGTGCAAGGCGTGCCATGCTGATGGCGTGGGGCCGAAGCTGTTCGGTGTCAGTCCGTCATTGGCGAGCAATACCAATGTGCACAGTGACCAGCCGGATAATTTGATCAAGGTGATTCTGCAAGGTATCAGCGCGCCGGCGACCAAGGATTTGGGGTATATGCCGGGCTTCAAGGACAGTTTGTCCACTGCCCAAGTGGCGGATCTGGTGGCTTACCTGCGTGGGCAATTTGCGCCGAATGCGCCGGGCTGGGAAGGGCTGGAACAGACGGTTGCGCACTTGCGGGCCAATCCTGGTACTCACTGA
- a CDS encoding TetR family transcriptional regulator, whose amino-acid sequence MVIKKTGIRAQQADQTRARILQAAVQVFTRDGYSGGRVDTISKAADSNDRMLYYYFGSKEHLFICVLEHIYEQFNKAESKLKLDLNTPEQALRDLVAFIWNYYVKHPEFVAILSIENLHHGKHAQQSGEMRRLSGEAVGVLRPIIEAGQAKGVFRQDIDLKHVYLMIASLCYFYNSNRHTLSSFLGEDLSAKGQQQDWLGFISDLVVRGVTPTSL is encoded by the coding sequence ATGGTGATCAAGAAGACCGGTATTCGCGCCCAACAGGCCGACCAGACCCGTGCGCGCATCCTGCAGGCAGCGGTCCAGGTGTTCACCCGCGACGGTTATTCCGGTGGGCGCGTGGACACTATCTCCAAAGCGGCCGACTCCAACGACCGCATGCTTTATTACTATTTCGGCAGCAAGGAACACCTGTTCATCTGCGTGCTGGAGCACATCTACGAGCAGTTCAATAAAGCCGAAAGCAAACTCAAGCTGGACTTGAATACGCCGGAACAGGCGCTGCGCGACTTGGTGGCGTTTATCTGGAATTACTACGTCAAACACCCCGAATTCGTGGCAATCCTGAGCATCGAAAACCTCCACCACGGCAAACATGCCCAGCAATCCGGCGAAATGCGCCGGCTGTCAGGAGAAGCCGTCGGCGTGCTGCGGCCGATCATAGAAGCCGGCCAGGCCAAGGGCGTATTCCGTCAGGACATCGACCTCAAACACGTGTACTTGATGATCGCTTCGCTGTGCTACTTCTATAACTCCAACCGCCACACCTTAAGCTCCTTCCTCGGTGAAGACCTGTCGGCTAAAGGGCAGCAGCAGGATTGGCTGGGGTTTATCAGCGATTTGGTCGTGCGCGGGGTCACGCCGACCTCGCTGTAG
- the ggt gene encoding gamma-glutamyltransferase, translating to MKYQPFSRTLIATALVLTVSGVQAASQAPVAGENGMVVTAQHLATHVGVDVLKAGGNAVDAAVAVGYALAVVYPAAGNLGGGGFMTVQLADGRKTFLDFREKAPLAATADMYLDKDGKVIDGLSAKGHLAVGVPGTVSGMETALSQYGTLKRAQVIAPAIKLAENGFELEQGDIDLLHTATGEFEKDQDLRAIFLHNGQPMQVGQKLVQKDLAKTLKEISAKGTDGFYKGWVAKALVDSSQAGKGIITQADLDTYKTRELAPIECDYRGYHVVSAPPPSSGGVVICQIMNILEGYPMADLGYHSAQGLHYQIEAMRHAYVDRNSYLGDPDFVKNPVAHLLDKDYAAKLRAAIEPQKAGDSQAIKPGVSPHEGNNTTHYSIVDKWGNAVSVTYTLNDWFGAGVMASKTGVILNDEMDDFTVKVGVPNMYGLVQGEANAIAPGKAPLSSMSPTIVTKDGKAVMVVGTPGGSRIITATLLTILNVIDYKMNIQEAVDAPRFHQQWMPETTNLEAFAVSPDTQKILESWGHKFAGPQDANHLAAILVGAPSLGGKPVGNNRFYGANDPRRNTGLSLGY from the coding sequence ATGAAATACCAACCCTTCAGCCGTACCCTGATTGCCACTGCACTGGTGTTGACGGTCAGCGGTGTGCAGGCCGCTTCCCAGGCCCCGGTGGCCGGTGAAAATGGCATGGTGGTCACGGCCCAGCATCTGGCAACTCATGTGGGCGTCGATGTGCTCAAGGCCGGCGGCAACGCGGTCGATGCGGCCGTGGCCGTGGGCTATGCCCTGGCCGTGGTATACCCGGCAGCGGGCAACCTGGGCGGCGGCGGGTTCATGACCGTGCAATTGGCGGATGGGCGCAAGACGTTCCTCGACTTCCGCGAAAAAGCCCCGCTGGCGGCGACGGCCGACATGTACCTGGACAAAGACGGCAAGGTCATCGACGGCCTGAGTGCCAAGGGCCATTTGGCGGTCGGCGTACCTGGCACGGTGTCCGGCATGGAAACCGCCCTGAGCCAATACGGCACCCTCAAGCGCGCCCAGGTGATTGCGCCGGCGATCAAGCTGGCGGAAAACGGTTTTGAACTGGAGCAGGGCGATATCGACCTGCTGCACACTGCCACCGGCGAGTTCGAAAAAGACCAGGACCTGCGTGCAATCTTCCTGCATAACGGCCAGCCGATGCAGGTCGGCCAGAAGCTGGTGCAGAAAGACCTGGCCAAGACCCTCAAGGAAATCTCCGCCAAGGGCACCGACGGTTTCTATAAAGGCTGGGTCGCCAAAGCGCTGGTGGACTCCAGCCAGGCCGGCAAAGGCATCATCACCCAGGCTGACCTCGACACGTACAAGACCCGTGAACTGGCGCCCATCGAATGCGATTACCGCGGTTACCACGTGGTCTCGGCACCGCCGCCAAGCTCGGGGGGTGTGGTGATCTGCCAGATCATGAACATCCTTGAAGGCTACCCGATGGCCGACCTCGGCTATCACTCGGCGCAAGGCCTGCACTACCAGATCGAAGCGATGCGCCACGCCTACGTGGACCGTAACAGCTACCTGGGCGACCCGGACTTCGTGAAGAACCCGGTCGCGCATTTGCTGGACAAGGACTACGCCGCCAAGCTGCGCGCCGCCATCGAGCCGCAGAAAGCCGGTGATTCCCAGGCGATCAAGCCGGGTGTGTCGCCCCACGAAGGCAACAACACCACGCATTACTCCATCGTCGACAAGTGGGGCAACGCCGTTTCGGTGACCTACACCCTGAACGACTGGTTCGGTGCCGGCGTCATGGCGAGCAAGACCGGGGTGATCCTCAATGATGAAATGGATGACTTCACCGTCAAGGTCGGCGTGCCGAACATGTACGGCCTGGTCCAGGGTGAGGCCAACGCCATCGCTCCGGGCAAGGCGCCGTTGTCGTCGATGAGCCCGACCATCGTCACCAAAGACGGCAAGGCGGTGATGGTGGTGGGAACGCCAGGCGGCAGCCGGATTATCACGGCGACCTTGCTGACGATCCTGAATGTCATCGACTACAAGATGAACATCCAGGAGGCCGTCGACGCCCCGCGTTTCCACCAGCAGTGGATGCCTGAGACCACCAACCTTGAGGCCTTCGCCGTCAGCCCGGACACCCAGAAGATCCTGGAAAGCTGGGGCCACAAGTTTGCCGGTCCACAGGACGCCAACCACTTGGCCGCGATCCTGGTGGGCGCGCCGTCACTGGGCGGCAAGCCGGTCGGCAACAACCGTTTCTACGGGGCTAACGACCCGCGTCGCAACACCGGCCTGTCCTTGGGCTACTAA
- a CDS encoding AAA family ATPase: MKVVVLAGPESSGKSWLAAELQAHFGGLMVGEYVRYFIDHYQRDTTLADIPAIARGQLAWEDAARAQQPRLLILDTHLLTNTLWSQTLFGDCPAWLDSELLARHYDLHLLLSPEDVEWTADGQRCQPELADRRAFFQGSLDWLQQHRQPVVVIRGGWQARRDKAFAAVEQLLQEQAGSLLQ, translated from the coding sequence ATGAAAGTCGTGGTACTGGCCGGCCCGGAATCCAGCGGCAAAAGCTGGCTGGCGGCGGAACTGCAGGCACACTTCGGCGGGCTGATGGTCGGTGAATACGTGCGGTATTTCATCGACCACTATCAGCGTGACACCACCCTGGCGGATATTCCTGCGATTGCCCGTGGCCAACTGGCCTGGGAGGACGCCGCGCGCGCCCAGCAACCCCGGCTGCTGATCCTCGACACGCACCTGCTGACCAACACGCTGTGGAGCCAGACCCTGTTCGGCGACTGCCCGGCATGGCTCGACAGCGAATTGCTGGCGCGGCATTACGACCTGCACCTTCTGCTGTCGCCCGAGGATGTGGAATGGACCGCCGACGGCCAGCGTTGTCAGCCGGAACTGGCGGACCGCCGGGCGTTTTTCCAGGGCAGCCTGGACTGGCTGCAACAGCACCGCCAGCCGGTGGTCGTGATTCGTGGGGGTTGGCAGGCGCGCCGCGACAAAGCCTTCGCCGCTGTCGAACAGCTGCTGCAGGAACAAGCGGGCTCGCTCCTGCAGTAA
- the pnuC gene encoding nicotinamide riboside transporter PnuC: MSGLELFAAALGVIAVWLTVKQNPWCWPIGLVMVLLYTWVFFDVKLYSDMLLQVVYAVLQLYGWWQWTRAGEVKQGRQVSSLDWPSIMISLAVGAVFSLLLGAAMAHWTDAAQPWLDAALTGFSLVAQLWMAQKRVQCWPLWIAVDVIFVGLFLYKGLYLTAALYALFTVIAVQGWREWRADPALHA, encoded by the coding sequence ATGTCCGGGCTTGAACTGTTCGCCGCCGCCCTGGGGGTGATCGCTGTCTGGTTGACGGTCAAACAGAACCCGTGGTGCTGGCCCATCGGCCTGGTGATGGTGCTGCTTTACACCTGGGTGTTCTTCGACGTGAAACTCTATTCCGACATGTTGCTGCAGGTGGTCTACGCCGTCCTGCAACTTTACGGCTGGTGGCAATGGACCCGCGCCGGTGAGGTCAAGCAAGGGCGCCAGGTCAGCAGCCTCGATTGGCCTTCGATCATGATCAGCCTGGCCGTTGGCGCAGTCTTCAGCCTGCTGCTCGGCGCCGCCATGGCGCACTGGACCGATGCCGCCCAACCTTGGCTCGACGCCGCCCTCACCGGCTTCAGCCTGGTGGCGCAACTGTGGATGGCGCAAAAACGCGTGCAATGCTGGCCGCTGTGGATTGCTGTGGATGTGATTTTCGTGGGGCTGTTCCTCTATAAAGGCCTGTACCTGACAGCCGCGCTTTACGCGCTGTTCACCGTGATTGCCGTGCAAGGCTGGCGTGAATGGCGCGCCGACCCGGCGTTGCACGCATGA
- a CDS encoding methyl-accepting chemotaxis protein encodes MNSLRSMSISRRLWLILIVAVLMLLTLGLLMLKQIHGDLYQAKSQQTQHVVQTASGVLAYYQNLEKTGVMTREAAQKQALSAVRGLRYDHDDYFWINDLTPVMIMHAANPKLDGQNLSAIRDPDGFAIFNEFVSLAKAKGAGIVNYRWPKPGAEAPVEKTSYIQLFEPWGWIIGSGVYVDDVQAEFKVQVWKTSLIGLVIALIMTALVTLIARSIVRPLQAAVDAMANIASGESDLTRSLDTHGRDEVTQLSQHFNSFTAKLRQVVSHLQVCANALGQSSTELGTNAQQAHDRSQQQSQQMELVATAINEVTYGVQDVAKNAEHAASEMRDAQAQAQQGQVNIDSSMQQIDQLSGTISQAVEVIRTLSSESTQIGGVLEVIRSIADQTNLLALNAAIEAARAGEQGRGFAVVADEVRLLAQRTQKSTAEIQAMIERLQGHSEAAVKVISDSHSASQLTIEQAGQAGASLNAIGQALHNLNGLNASIASATLQQAHVVEDINQNVTQAAGLSHSTALAAEQSSVASAHLRELSEQLNGLLRQFKV; translated from the coding sequence ATGAACAGTTTGCGCAGCATGTCGATCAGCCGCCGTCTCTGGCTGATCCTGATAGTCGCCGTGTTGATGCTGCTGACCCTTGGGTTGTTGATGCTCAAGCAGATCCATGGTGACCTCTACCAAGCCAAAAGCCAGCAGACACAACACGTGGTGCAAACCGCCAGCGGCGTGTTGGCTTATTACCAGAACCTCGAGAAAACCGGCGTAATGACCCGCGAGGCGGCGCAAAAACAGGCCCTCAGCGCGGTACGCGGCCTGCGCTACGACCACGACGATTATTTCTGGATCAACGACCTGACGCCCGTGATGATCATGCACGCGGCCAACCCCAAGCTGGATGGCCAAAACCTCTCGGCGATCCGCGACCCGGACGGTTTTGCCATATTCAACGAATTCGTGAGCCTGGCCAAAGCCAAGGGCGCCGGCATCGTTAACTACCGCTGGCCGAAACCGGGCGCCGAAGCGCCGGTGGAAAAGACCTCCTATATCCAGCTGTTCGAACCCTGGGGCTGGATTATCGGCTCCGGTGTGTACGTGGATGATGTACAGGCCGAATTCAAAGTCCAGGTGTGGAAAACCTCGCTGATCGGCCTGGTCATTGCACTGATCATGACGGCGCTGGTCACGTTGATCGCCCGCAGCATCGTGCGGCCGTTGCAGGCGGCGGTGGACGCAATGGCCAACATCGCCAGTGGTGAAAGCGACCTGACCCGCAGCCTCGACACCCATGGGCGTGATGAAGTCACCCAGCTGTCGCAGCACTTCAACAGCTTTACGGCCAAGTTGCGCCAGGTGGTCAGCCACTTGCAGGTGTGCGCCAACGCCTTGGGCCAGTCCTCCACGGAGCTGGGCACCAACGCCCAGCAGGCCCATGACCGCAGCCAGCAACAGTCGCAGCAGATGGAGCTGGTGGCGACGGCAATCAACGAAGTGACCTATGGCGTGCAGGACGTGGCCAAAAACGCCGAGCACGCCGCCAGCGAAATGCGCGATGCCCAGGCCCAGGCGCAGCAGGGCCAGGTGAACATCGACAGCAGCATGCAGCAGATCGACCAGCTCTCCGGCACCATCAGCCAGGCCGTCGAGGTGATCCGCACGCTGTCCAGTGAAAGCACACAGATCGGCGGCGTGCTCGAAGTGATTCGCTCCATCGCCGACCAGACCAATCTGTTGGCCCTCAACGCCGCCATCGAAGCCGCACGCGCCGGTGAGCAAGGCCGTGGGTTTGCCGTGGTGGCCGACGAAGTGCGGCTGTTGGCCCAGCGTACGCAAAAATCCACCGCAGAGATCCAGGCGATGATCGAGCGCCTGCAAGGTCATTCGGAGGCGGCCGTCAAGGTGATCAGCGACAGCCATAGCGCCTCGCAACTCACCATCGAGCAAGCCGGCCAGGCCGGTGCCAGCCTTAACGCCATCGGCCAGGCGTTGCATAACCTCAATGGCTTGAATGCCTCGATTGCCAGCGCAACCTTGCAACAGGCGCATGTGGTGGAAGACATCAACCAGAACGTCACCCAGGCCGCCGGCTTGTCGCACAGCACAGCGCTGGCGGCGGAGCAATCCAGCGTGGCGAGCGCACATCTGCGCGAATTGAGTGAACAGCTCAATGGGCTGCTGCGCCAGTTCAAGGTCTAG
- a CDS encoding undecaprenyl-diphosphate phosphatase yields the protein MDFWTAIQALILGVVEGLTEFLPISSTGHQIIVADLIGFGGERFEAFNIIIQLGAILAVVWEFRRKILDVVIGLPTQRNAQRFTVNLIIAVLPAVVLGVIFADLIKHYLFNPITVATALVVGGVIMLWAERRQHAVHAETVDEITWKDALKVGVAQCLAMIPGTSRSGATIIGGLLFGLSRKTATEFSFFLAMPTMVGAAVYSGYKYRHLFQPDDVPVFAIGFVTSFIFAMIAVKALLKFIANHSYAAFAWYRIAFGLVILATWQFGWIDWTAVKP from the coding sequence ATGGACTTTTGGACCGCCATACAGGCATTGATTCTTGGCGTTGTGGAGGGGCTGACGGAGTTCCTGCCGATTTCCAGCACCGGGCACCAGATCATCGTCGCCGACTTGATTGGCTTCGGCGGCGAACGCTTTGAAGCGTTCAACATCATCATTCAGTTGGGCGCGATCCTGGCGGTGGTGTGGGAGTTTCGGCGCAAGATCCTCGACGTGGTGATCGGCTTGCCGACCCAACGCAATGCCCAGCGCTTCACCGTCAACCTGATCATCGCAGTGCTGCCGGCGGTGGTGCTGGGGGTGATTTTTGCCGACCTGATCAAGCATTACCTGTTCAACCCGATCACCGTGGCCACCGCCCTGGTGGTGGGTGGCGTGATCATGTTGTGGGCCGAGCGCCGCCAACATGCGGTGCACGCTGAAACGGTGGACGAAATCACCTGGAAAGACGCACTCAAAGTCGGCGTTGCTCAATGCCTGGCGATGATTCCGGGTACCTCGCGTTCCGGCGCCACCATCATTGGCGGCCTGTTGTTCGGCCTGTCACGCAAAACCGCGACCGAATTTTCGTTCTTCCTGGCCATGCCAACCATGGTCGGTGCGGCGGTGTACTCGGGCTACAAGTACCGTCATCTGTTCCAGCCCGATGATGTGCCGGTGTTTGCGATTGGTTTTGTCACGTCGTTCATCTTCGCGATGATTGCGGTCAAGGCCTTGCTCAAGTTCATTGCCAACCACAGCTATGCAGCCTTTGCCTGGTATCGAATCGCGTTCGGCCTGGTGATCCTGGCGACCTGGCAGTTTGGCTGGATCGACTGGACGGCGGTCAAGCCATGA
- a CDS encoding DUF1294 domain-containing protein: protein MTIQYPRLKALLFVVLCAAPLIGATLVWYRGESVIPLAAYGVVSVVAFFLYWGDKRKAQSEGPRVRENILHAVELAGGWPGALIAQQVFRHKTRKVSYQVLFWVIVLLHEVFWLDQLFLGGTLLALL, encoded by the coding sequence ATGACCATTCAGTACCCGCGCCTGAAGGCGTTGCTCTTTGTGGTGTTGTGCGCCGCGCCGCTGATCGGCGCGACGCTGGTGTGGTACCGCGGTGAGTCGGTGATTCCGCTGGCGGCCTACGGCGTCGTCAGTGTGGTGGCGTTTTTTCTGTACTGGGGTGACAAGCGCAAGGCGCAATCGGAGGGCCCGCGCGTTCGCGAAAATATCCTGCACGCCGTGGAGCTCGCGGGCGGATGGCCAGGGGCGCTGATTGCCCAACAAGTGTTTCGTCACAAGACGCGCAAAGTGTCTTACCAGGTGCTGTTCTGGGTGATCGTGTTGCTGCACGAGGTGTTCTGGCTCGATCAACTGTTCCTGGGCGGCACGCTGCTGGCGCTATTGTAG